A genomic window from Syntrophobacterales bacterium includes:
- a CDS encoding helix-turn-helix domain-containing protein translates to MTTKLCVFVSSVQKELEDERLIVQNLVNTDAFLSAYCTPVLYELEPASPEKALEGCLQSLDGCQVYLLIVGSEYGTPVGGLSITHAEYRRAKKKALPILAFIKGDRSLKRERGTSKLLAELDADGPKFKRFGNVIELQKEVRAALVKLLADKFGIAPSSDEDKIAQQTIEATSSFESQPLVRLRWQDLDHDVLRRLIAVAENRDAGSLSAADLMSGASARGLAWRDQGTGLTYATAAGIVLLAKDPSMVFPQCRILADAYRSTEPDGDPRDHEDIRSPMPLAIDRAIAFIDRNTRHPMRIVGLERLRLDEYPVDGLREALVNAVAHRQYEDAGRKIILEIFADRVTLLSPGLPPRPLTLANLRKGKYRPCSRNPVLAQCLSYFHRIEERGSGFRRMHDQMLDHGLDPPLLGTDMGYFQITFPGPGDNVERLRVPEKRLLVTPAIEARLNDRQKAILAYILEHGSVTSGWCRKEFGVAYLTVYRDLTALLELGIVQTTGRGRSTKYIIEGDHG, encoded by the coding sequence ATGACCACGAAGCTCTGTGTTTTTGTCAGTTCGGTCCAAAAGGAACTGGAAGACGAGCGCCTTATCGTCCAGAACCTGGTCAACACCGATGCTTTTCTGTCGGCTTACTGCACACCCGTACTTTACGAGCTGGAACCGGCCTCCCCGGAGAAGGCGCTGGAGGGATGCCTGCAATCTCTCGACGGTTGCCAGGTTTATCTGCTGATCGTCGGTAGCGAGTACGGCACGCCGGTGGGAGGTCTGTCGATCACCCATGCCGAGTATCGACGTGCTAAGAAAAAAGCACTGCCCATACTGGCGTTCATCAAGGGCGACCGCAGCTTAAAAAGGGAGCGGGGGACATCAAAACTTCTTGCTGAACTCGATGCAGACGGGCCGAAATTCAAGCGTTTCGGCAACGTCATCGAGCTCCAAAAGGAAGTCCGTGCTGCCTTGGTGAAGCTTCTTGCAGACAAATTCGGCATTGCCCCGTCCAGCGACGAGGATAAGATCGCCCAGCAGACCATCGAGGCCACCTCTTCGTTCGAATCGCAGCCGCTTGTTCGTCTCCGTTGGCAGGATCTTGACCACGATGTGTTACGCAGATTGATTGCCGTGGCCGAGAACCGAGACGCAGGAAGTCTTTCGGCGGCGGATCTCATGTCGGGTGCCTCTGCTCGCGGCCTTGCCTGGCGTGACCAGGGCACAGGCTTAACCTACGCCACCGCTGCTGGCATTGTTCTCCTTGCCAAGGATCCCTCGATGGTGTTTCCCCAGTGCCGCATTCTCGCCGATGCCTACCGAAGTACTGAACCGGACGGCGACCCGCGGGACCACGAGGACATCCGGTCGCCCATGCCGTTGGCAATCGATCGCGCCATCGCCTTCATAGATCGCAACACCCGCCACCCGATGCGTATCGTCGGGCTCGAACGCCTGCGTCTTGACGAGTACCCTGTCGATGGTCTGCGCGAGGCGCTGGTCAACGCAGTGGCGCATCGCCAGTACGAGGACGCCGGTCGCAAGATCATCCTTGAGATCTTCGCTGATCGAGTCACCCTCTTGAGCCCTGGCCTTCCCCCTCGACCGCTCACGCTCGCCAACTTGCGCAAGGGGAAATACCGCCCCTGTTCGCGAAACCCTGTTCTGGCCCAGTGTCTGTCATACTTTCACCGAATAGAGGAACGCGGCAGCGGCTTCCGCCGGATGCACGACCAGATGCTCGACCACGGGCTCGATCCGCCGCTCCTTGGTACAGACATGGGCTATTTCCAGATTACATTCCCCGGTCCGGGCGATAACGTCGAGCGACTGCGAGTGCCTGAGAAGCGGCTTTTGGTGACCCCGGCGATCGAGGCGCGTCTGAATGATCGGCAAAAGGCGATATTGGCGTATATCCTGGAGCATGGATCGGTCACAAGCGGATGGTGTCGAAAAGAGTTTGGAGTTGCCTACCTGACAGTGTATCGCGACTTGACCGCGCTTCTCGAACTTGGAATCGTTCAAACCACCGGTCGCGGTCGAAGCACGAAATATATCATTGAAGGGGATCATGGTTAA
- the lnt gene encoding apolipoprotein N-acyltransferase, translated as MLKSINNFREDRVLQRRMLLAALSGGLLFFSFPQFGNGLVAWFALLPLFYALKGSTPAEGFRTGFITGMVANIGILYWISYVVVQYGGLPLYVGVAVMLLLAAYLSIYTGLFAAGAVFFRKGGNDSLLVVPLLWVILEFARSRFFTGFPWENLGYSQYLNSIIIQIADITGVYGVSFAIVLVNKAIFEILEARRATGRIPIGKLLIAFAVVLLIVFYGFFRLADIKDSLTEAPSAEVALVQGNIDQNSKWDPRYQAETIDIYAGLSLGALPARGGLIVWPETAAPFFFGYPSPLQKKVIALARTAERALLFGSPHYEQEGATAAYMNSAYLLEPGGAVAGRYDKVHLVPYGEYVPLKQLFPFIGKLVTGIGDFRAGSDFAPLVSGKRRFGVFICYEGIFPEAARAYKKRGAELLVNITNDAWFGKTSAPYQHLSMTVFRAVETRLFLVRAANTGISAIIAPTGQISSRTAIFTRTVLRGEVKYVDKKTFYAAYGDTFAYICFIMLIVYEVITRRRMKHAGRNT; from the coding sequence GTGCTGAAGAGCATCAATAATTTCAGGGAAGACCGGGTTTTGCAACGAAGGATGCTGCTGGCGGCGCTCTCGGGCGGCCTGCTTTTTTTCTCTTTTCCGCAATTCGGAAACGGGCTGGTGGCCTGGTTTGCCCTCTTGCCGCTGTTTTATGCGCTGAAGGGGTCAACCCCGGCGGAGGGTTTTCGGACTGGTTTCATCACCGGCATGGTTGCCAACATCGGCATTCTTTACTGGATTTCCTATGTCGTCGTGCAGTATGGCGGCCTGCCTCTCTATGTCGGAGTGGCGGTGATGCTGCTGCTTGCCGCGTACCTGAGCATCTACACAGGACTTTTTGCGGCCGGGGCGGTTTTCTTCCGTAAAGGCGGGAACGATTCGCTGCTGGTCGTCCCGCTGCTGTGGGTTATCCTCGAGTTTGCCCGTTCCCGTTTCTTCACCGGTTTTCCCTGGGAAAATCTTGGCTATTCCCAGTATCTTAACTCAATCATTATCCAGATAGCAGATATTACTGGTGTTTACGGAGTATCGTTTGCGATCGTGCTGGTCAACAAGGCGATCTTTGAAATTCTGGAAGCGCGCCGCGCGACCGGCAGGATACCCATCGGAAAGCTGCTGATTGCGTTTGCCGTTGTGCTGCTGATCGTTTTCTATGGTTTTTTCCGGCTTGCCGACATCAAAGATTCACTGACCGAAGCGCCGTCGGCCGAGGTGGCCCTTGTGCAGGGGAATATCGATCAAAACAGCAAGTGGGACCCCCGCTATCAAGCGGAAACAATCGATATTTATGCAGGCCTTTCCCTGGGTGCGCTTCCTGCCCGAGGCGGCCTCATCGTCTGGCCGGAGACGGCGGCGCCGTTCTTTTTCGGTTATCCTTCTCCTTTACAGAAAAAGGTGATCGCCCTGGCCCGGACGGCTGAGCGCGCCCTGCTTTTCGGCAGCCCCCATTATGAACAGGAAGGCGCAACTGCAGCCTACATGAACAGCGCCTATCTGCTGGAACCGGGTGGGGCGGTTGCCGGTCGTTACGACAAGGTGCACCTTGTCCCTTATGGCGAATATGTCCCGCTAAAACAATTATTTCCCTTCATCGGCAAGCTGGTGACAGGCATCGGCGATTTTCGGGCTGGAAGTGATTTTGCGCCCCTTGTCAGCGGCAAGCGCCGTTTCGGGGTTTTTATCTGTTATGAGGGAATCTTTCCCGAGGCGGCCCGGGCGTACAAAAAGCGCGGGGCCGAGCTGCTGGTAAATATCACCAATGATGCCTGGTTCGGTAAAACTTCAGCCCCGTATCAGCATCTGTCGATGACCGTCTTCCGGGCCGTGGAAACCAGGCTCTTTCTCGTGCGTGCGGCCAATACCGGGATCAGCGCCATCATCGCTCCCACCGGCCAGATTAGCTCCCGGACGGCCATTTTTACCAGGACCGTTCTGAGGGGGGAAGTGAAATATGTTGACAAAAAGACCTTTTATGCGGCATACGGCGATACCTTTGCATATATCTGTTTTATCATGCTGATCGTATATGAAGTCATAACAAGAAGGAGAATGAAACATGCAGGAAGAAATACATGA
- the prfB gene encoding peptide chain release factor 2 (programmed frameshift), with translation MQEEIHEMLVDLTQRLEKFGDCLDLPEKELRIRELEKELEKAGFWDDPEKAGTLLREKSNLSEIVGKWKGRTESLADFRELAEMAATEKDNKAEADIRKELAQIDAELRDEELKMMLGSEQDVMNAIMSIHAGAGGTEAQDWAEMILRMYLRWAERKGFQTEIIDYLPGDEAGLKSVSWTLKGEYAYGYAKAEIGIHRLVRISPFDAGARRHTSFASVFVFPEVDDRIVVEIDEKDLRIDTFRSSGAGGQHVNKTDSAIRITHLPTGIVVQCQNERSQHKNKSMAMKYLRSRLYAMKLKEQNEKLAEVNKTKKNINFGSQIRSYVLHPYKMVKDHRTDLETGNVSQVLDGDIDRFIEGYLIQN, from the exons ATGCAGGAAGAAATACATGAAATGCTCGTCGATTTAACCCAAAGGCTGGAAAAATTCGGAGACTGTCTT GACTTGCCTGAAAAGGAACTGCGAATACGAGAGCTGGAAAAGGAGTTGGAAAAGGCCGGTTTCTGGGATGACCCGGAGAAAGCCGGAACCTTGCTCCGCGAGAAGAGCAATCTGTCAGAAATTGTAGGGAAGTGGAAGGGACGTACGGAGAGTCTGGCCGATTTCCGGGAACTTGCCGAAATGGCCGCAACGGAAAAGGACAATAAAGCCGAAGCAGACATAAGAAAAGAGCTTGCTCAAATCGACGCCGAGCTGCGCGATGAAGAGCTGAAAATGATGCTGGGCTCCGAGCAGGATGTGATGAACGCCATCATGTCGATTCATGCCGGGGCGGGGGGCACCGAAGCGCAGGATTGGGCCGAGATGATTCTGCGGATGTATCTGCGCTGGGCGGAAAGAAAAGGCTTTCAAACCGAGATCATAGACTACCTCCCCGGCGACGAGGCGGGTCTCAAGAGCGTATCGTGGACGCTTAAAGGCGAGTATGCCTACGGCTACGCGAAGGCGGAGATCGGCATTCACCGGCTGGTGCGAATCTCCCCCTTTGACGCCGGGGCCAGACGGCACACCTCTTTTGCCTCCGTTTTCGTCTTCCCGGAGGTTGATGACCGCATCGTCGTCGAGATTGATGAAAAAGACCTGCGCATCGACACCTTTCGTTCCTCCGGCGCGGGCGGGCAGCATGTCAACAAGACCGATTCGGCGATCCGTATTACCCATCTGCCGACCGGGATTGTCGTGCAGTGTCAAAATGAGCGTTCGCAGCACAAAAACAAGTCAATGGCAATGAAATATCTGCGCTCGCGCCTCTATGCGATGAAATTGAAGGAGCAGAACGAGAAACTTGCCGAAGTGAATAAAACGAAGAAAAACATCAACTTTGGAAGTCAGATACGTTCCTATGTTTTGCACCCCTACAAAATGGTAAAGGATCACCGCACGGATTTGGAAACCGGGAACGTCAGCCAGGTGCTCGATGGGGACATAGACCGTTTTATTGAGGGATATCTGATCCAGAATTGA
- the mocA gene encoding molybdenum cofactor cytidylyltransferase, whose amino-acid sequence MNRPARVAGVVLAAGAGSRMNRAKQLLPFRGKTILECVVDAALASSLSEVAVILGHKAQSILPLLQGRDLKTVINYGYKDGQSTSLKAGLQALTPDIEAVLFLLGDQPLISPELIDAVLAAYHRSQAPIVIPVFAGVRGNPVLFARQTFPKIAALTGDCGARAIFAEYADQILETPVGDRAIHLDIDTEEDYRNLLRLEKQVSPTSTINSGSDIPQ is encoded by the coding sequence ATGAATCGTCCCGCGCGCGTCGCCGGGGTGGTCCTTGCCGCCGGAGCAGGTTCCCGGATGAACAGGGCGAAGCAACTCCTCCCCTTTCGGGGGAAAACCATCCTGGAATGCGTTGTGGACGCCGCCCTGGCGTCGTCGCTAAGCGAGGTAGCTGTGATCCTCGGGCATAAGGCGCAAAGCATCCTCCCCTTGCTGCAGGGGCGGGATTTGAAGACTGTTATAAATTACGGCTACAAAGACGGTCAGAGCACTTCTCTCAAGGCTGGTTTGCAGGCACTGACGCCGGATATAGAGGCGGTATTATTTCTCCTTGGAGATCAGCCGCTCATCAGTCCGGAATTAATAGACGCCGTCCTGGCAGCCTACCATCGGTCGCAAGCGCCCATTGTCATCCCGGTATTTGCAGGAGTCCGCGGCAATCCCGTCCTCTTTGCCCGGCAGACCTTCCCCAAAATAGCAGCGCTGACCGGTGATTGCGGTGCCAGAGCCATCTTCGCGGAATATGCCGATCAGATACTGGAGACGCCTGTTGGCGATCGCGCCATCCATTTAGACATTGACACCGAGGAAGATTATCGGAATCTCCTCAGGCTCGAGAAGCAGGTCTCTCCAACTTCAACAATCAATTCTGGATCAGATATCCCTCAATAA
- the yqeC gene encoding putative selenium-dependent hydroxylase accessory protein YqeC, with protein MKTIEEIFCNESRGVLSLTGGGGKTSLMFQLARLLVGTGMRVLTTTTTRIFPPTAEQSEKVFIDQDPELIMRLASACIQAARHVTAVSTRLADSGKLQGFSPETICTFAESGLFDWIIVEADGAAMRPLKSPDDHEPVIPSCTTIHVAVAGLEAVGAKLNENMVFRSGRAGELMELSAGETITEAALTRLFVNPHGLLKGSPPKARRFIFLNKADDRKRRESGVRIAELLRHSLHPGVAGVVVGQALAGVRIHSFHPLEGAK; from the coding sequence ATGAAAACGATCGAAGAGATATTTTGCAATGAATCGCGGGGAGTATTGAGCCTGACCGGGGGCGGCGGAAAAACGAGTCTGATGTTTCAGCTCGCCCGGCTGCTGGTTGGGACCGGGATGAGGGTGCTGACCACGACCACAACCAGGATCTTTCCGCCCACCGCGGAGCAGTCAGAAAAGGTATTTATTGACCAAGACCCGGAGTTGATAATGCGGCTGGCGTCGGCCTGCATTCAAGCGGCCAGGCATGTTACCGCCGTCTCCACGCGCCTGGCGGATTCCGGCAAACTCCAGGGTTTTTCCCCGGAGACAATCTGCACCTTCGCCGAGTCTGGTCTTTTCGACTGGATCATCGTGGAGGCCGACGGAGCGGCGATGCGCCCCCTCAAGTCGCCGGATGATCACGAACCGGTCATTCCCTCCTGCACGACGATTCATGTTGCGGTGGCGGGACTGGAGGCGGTTGGGGCAAAGTTGAATGAAAATATGGTCTTCCGTTCCGGGCGCGCCGGTGAGCTGATGGAGCTTTCTGCAGGAGAAACGATTACCGAGGCGGCGCTGACGCGCCTCTTTGTCAACCCCCACGGCCTCTTGAAGGGATCCCCCCCCAAGGCCCGCCGCTTCATCTTTTTGAACAAGGCCGACGACCGCAAAAGGCGGGAGAGCGGCGTCCGGATTGCCGAATTGCTCCGCCACAGCCTGCATCCCGGAGTTGCGGGAGTTGTCGTCGGGCAAGCGCTTGCGGGGGTGCGCATCCATTCATTTCACCCCCTGGAGGGAGCGAAATGA
- a CDS encoding EF2563 family selenium-dependent molybdenum hydroxylase system protein, whose protein sequence is MTTAEIPRGRSQSASPASLSPPITDWNEVDIRLKELFIIIKGAGEQATGIACRLYCANFRRILMLETSSPLAVRRHVSFCEAVHEKSMTVEGIEAIKVVDRAELAAAWAAGKIAVQVDPAGEAIHLLRPDVLIDATVAKRNLGISIADAPLVIALGPGFTAGVDCHAVIETNRGHNLGRLISEGMAEANTGIPGNIGGYTAKRVLRAPADGVFSSEKQIGDLVRKGEVIGRIGTDEITAKIDGILRGLIRPASIVARGLKIGDVDPRGKADYCDTISEKARALGGAVLEALLNAYNR, encoded by the coding sequence ATGACAACGGCGGAAATTCCCCGCGGGAGATCGCAATCAGCATCGCCTGCCAGCTTATCGCCACCTATAACGGACTGGAATGAAGTGGATATCCGGCTAAAAGAGCTCTTCATAATTATCAAGGGCGCCGGAGAACAGGCCACCGGCATCGCCTGCCGACTCTATTGCGCCAACTTCAGGCGAATACTGATGTTAGAGACCAGTTCCCCCCTGGCTGTCCGGCGGCATGTCTCCTTCTGCGAAGCGGTTCACGAAAAGAGCATGACAGTGGAAGGAATCGAGGCAATCAAGGTTGTTGACCGGGCCGAACTTGCCGCCGCCTGGGCGGCCGGGAAGATCGCCGTCCAAGTGGATCCGGCGGGAGAAGCCATTCACCTTTTGCGGCCGGATGTGCTTATAGATGCAACCGTTGCCAAACGAAACCTGGGTATTTCCATAGCCGACGCCCCGCTTGTGATCGCCCTGGGCCCCGGCTTCACGGCCGGAGTGGACTGTCATGCAGTGATCGAGACTAACCGCGGCCACAATCTCGGCCGCCTGATTTCCGAGGGAATGGCCGAGGCGAATACCGGCATCCCCGGCAATATCGGCGGTTACACGGCAAAACGGGTGCTGCGCGCCCCGGCGGACGGCGTCTTCAGTTCCGAAAAGCAGATCGGCGATCTGGTCCGCAAGGGGGAAGTGATCGGCAGAATCGGCACGGATGAGATAACTGCCAAGATCGACGGCATCCTGCGCGGCCTGATCAGGCCCGCGTCTATCGTCGCCCGGGGGCTCAAGATCGGCGACGTCGATCCGCGCGGTAAAGCAGATTATTGCGACACCATCTCGGAAAAAGCCCGAGCCCTGGGCGGCGCCGTTCTCGAAGCGCTGCTCAACGCCTATAACCGGTAA
- a CDS encoding XdhC/CoxI family protein produces MWDWIGKLEELRRNDQLCVLVTVTKSSGSTPRKQGAKMIVLADGTFFGTVGGGTPELHALEDARKCFDSLRGATSEIPLKPRGEFPACGGTMELYLEVLNDSPSLYLFGAGHVGQALCQVLEGTPFRIHLIDTREEWINSPAIPQGVVRHQCQWRDFIEKTNWDPQRSFVAIQTYSGAVDQQVLEEVLPHPTRYLGMIGSKSKWAGIKQNLEKKGLDLSSVRCPIGHDNGGNSPREIAISIACQLIATYNGLE; encoded by the coding sequence ATGTGGGACTGGATCGGCAAATTAGAAGAACTGCGGCGTAATGATCAGTTGTGCGTACTGGTTACCGTCACCAAGAGCAGCGGGTCAACCCCGCGCAAGCAGGGGGCCAAAATGATCGTTCTTGCGGACGGAACATTCTTCGGCACGGTAGGCGGCGGAACGCCGGAGCTTCACGCCCTGGAGGATGCCCGTAAATGCTTCGACAGTTTGAGGGGCGCCACCTCGGAGATACCGTTAAAACCAAGGGGGGAATTTCCCGCCTGTGGAGGAACCATGGAATTATATCTGGAAGTGCTCAACGATAGCCCGTCGCTCTACCTGTTCGGCGCCGGCCATGTCGGTCAGGCCCTCTGTCAGGTTCTGGAAGGAACCCCCTTCCGGATTCACCTGATCGACACGCGCGAAGAGTGGATCAACTCGCCGGCCATCCCGCAGGGCGTGGTCCGCCATCAGTGCCAGTGGCGTGACTTTATCGAAAAAACCAACTGGGATCCGCAGCGGAGTTTCGTTGCCATCCAGACCTACAGCGGCGCTGTCGATCAGCAGGTGCTGGAGGAGGTTCTGCCCCATCCGACCCGTTACCTCGGCATGATCGGCAGCAAATCCAAATGGGCCGGCATCAAACAAAACCTGGAGAAAAAGGGGTTGGATCTCTCCTCTGTCCGCTGTCCAATCGGCCATGACAACGGCGGAAATTCCCCGCGGGAGATCGCAATCAGCATCGCCTGCCAGCTTATCGCCACCTATAACGGACTGGAATGA
- the hcrA gene encoding 4-hydroxybenzoyl-CoA reductase subunit alpha, whose protein sequence is MNNNYKVIGRSVPRIDGPDKVTGAAKYAGDLKFPNMLFGKILTSPHAHARIISIDAAAAEKLPGVKAIITHKDVPSLKYGLSPARWDENIFCSDKVRFVGDKVAAVCCVDEETCYKALKLIKVEYEELPAVLDYLHAMDEGQPLIHDEFKRNINTEIHQEFGDVEQALAASFHVRTDTFRGQRAYQSPIEPHSSISMWDGKKLTIYASTQSPHYFQHYIARQFDLPMGDVRIIKPHVGGGFGGKMEPTGLEFAGSVLAKLTGRPVRMFYDRAEMFAHNRGRHAQHMEITTGVDKKGKILAVKANFIMDGGAYTSLGIASAYYAGALLPLTYEFDNYKFDMFRVYTNLPACGAQRGHGAPQPKYAFESHLDNVAADLGIDPMDIRLLNARRPDTVTPNDFQVNSCKLRECLERARVISGWDEKKKNLPPGRGIGVATGSFVTGAGYSIYRTDLPHAAAVIKVNEDGTSATLYTGAADIGQGSDTILCQMAAEAMGYRYEQMKIVAADTELTPIDFGAYASRQTYMSGAAVKQAGEEIKKQLLEMASTMLSLPVADLDCEEGVIFSKSRANKTISFQEAARRHFVLRGPLLGKGAYTPPKLGGTFKGAAVGTSPAYSFGVQVGEVAIDEETGEITVMGIWDVHDCGKVINPRLLHGQVHGALYMGMGEAAWEEVLFDDKGRIKNADLANYRVLTALDMPPVHSEVVDSYEPSGPWGVKEIGEGSTNPTLGMFSNAIFDAMGVRVNSLPLSYEKIWRSLKKKRKEEGEEGGRHVGLDRQIRRTAA, encoded by the coding sequence ATGAATAACAACTATAAAGTAATCGGCCGCAGCGTCCCGCGCATCGACGGCCCGGACAAGGTAACGGGCGCCGCGAAGTACGCCGGCGACCTGAAATTTCCCAATATGCTTTTCGGAAAGATCCTGACAAGTCCCCACGCCCATGCCCGGATCATTTCCATCGATGCCGCCGCGGCTGAAAAACTCCCAGGGGTAAAGGCAATCATCACCCACAAGGATGTGCCGTCCCTGAAGTATGGGCTCAGTCCGGCCCGCTGGGACGAGAACATCTTCTGCAGCGACAAGGTGCGCTTCGTCGGCGACAAGGTTGCCGCTGTGTGCTGCGTGGATGAAGAAACCTGCTACAAGGCCCTGAAGCTCATCAAGGTAGAGTACGAAGAGCTGCCGGCCGTGCTCGATTACCTCCATGCCATGGATGAGGGACAACCCCTGATTCACGACGAGTTCAAGCGCAACATCAACACCGAGATCCATCAGGAGTTCGGCGATGTGGAGCAGGCCCTGGCCGCTTCCTTCCACGTGCGCACCGACACCTTCCGGGGGCAGCGCGCCTATCAGTCCCCCATCGAACCGCACTCCTCCATCTCCATGTGGGATGGGAAAAAGCTCACTATCTATGCGAGCACCCAGTCTCCCCACTACTTTCAGCACTACATAGCCCGACAGTTCGACCTGCCCATGGGGGATGTCCGGATCATCAAACCTCATGTGGGAGGCGGTTTCGGCGGTAAAATGGAGCCGACCGGGCTGGAATTCGCCGGTTCGGTGCTGGCAAAACTCACCGGACGGCCGGTGCGGATGTTTTACGACCGGGCCGAGATGTTTGCCCATAACCGGGGACGGCACGCCCAACACATGGAGATCACCACCGGCGTCGATAAGAAAGGGAAGATCCTTGCCGTCAAGGCCAACTTCATCATGGACGGAGGCGCCTACACAAGCCTGGGGATAGCCAGCGCCTACTACGCTGGAGCGCTGCTCCCCCTGACCTATGAATTTGACAACTACAAGTTCGACATGTTCCGGGTTTATACCAACCTGCCTGCCTGCGGCGCTCAGCGCGGACATGGCGCCCCCCAGCCCAAGTATGCCTTTGAGAGCCACCTGGACAATGTTGCCGCCGACCTGGGGATCGATCCGATGGACATCCGGCTCCTCAATGCCCGCAGGCCGGATACAGTTACACCCAATGATTTTCAGGTGAACTCCTGCAAGCTCCGGGAATGTCTGGAGCGGGCCAGGGTAATTTCGGGATGGGATGAAAAAAAGAAAAATCTCCCCCCCGGCCGGGGCATTGGAGTGGCAACGGGTAGTTTCGTCACCGGGGCCGGCTATTCCATCTATCGCACCGATCTCCCCCATGCAGCGGCAGTCATCAAGGTCAATGAGGACGGCACATCGGCCACTCTTTACACCGGCGCGGCCGACATCGGCCAGGGCTCTGACACGATTCTTTGCCAGATGGCCGCAGAGGCAATGGGATACCGCTACGAACAGATGAAGATAGTCGCCGCGGACACCGAACTTACACCCATCGATTTCGGCGCCTACGCCAGCCGCCAAACCTATATGTCCGGGGCTGCCGTCAAACAGGCCGGCGAGGAGATCAAAAAACAGCTCCTCGAAATGGCATCAACCATGCTCTCCCTGCCTGTCGCTGATCTGGACTGCGAGGAGGGCGTGATCTTTTCCAAATCCCGCGCCAATAAGACCATTTCCTTTCAGGAGGCAGCGCGCCGGCATTTCGTGCTCAGGGGGCCGCTCCTCGGCAAAGGCGCCTACACGCCGCCCAAACTGGGGGGAACCTTCAAGGGCGCCGCGGTTGGCACATCGCCCGCCTACAGCTTCGGTGTCCAGGTGGGCGAGGTGGCGATTGACGAGGAGACCGGGGAGATCACGGTTATGGGAATCTGGGACGTGCACGACTGCGGCAAGGTGATCAACCCGCGCTTGCTGCACGGGCAGGTGCATGGTGCGCTGTACATGGGAATGGGAGAGGCAGCCTGGGAGGAGGTTCTTTTCGACGACAAGGGAAGGATCAAAAACGCCGACCTGGCCAATTACCGGGTGCTTACCGCCCTGGATATGCCGCCGGTCCATTCTGAGGTTGTAGATAGCTATGAGCCGAGCGGCCCCTGGGGGGTCAAGGAGATTGGCGAAGGCTCAACCAATCCCACCTTGGGAATGTTCTCCAATGCCATTTTTGACGCGATGGGAGTGCGCGTCAACAGCCTGCCGTTGAGTTACGAAAAGATCTGGCGATCTCTCAAGAAAAAGCGTAAAGAGGAAGGCGAGGAAGGAGGCAGGCATGTGGGACTGGATCGGCAAATTAGAAGAACTGCGGCGTAA
- a CDS encoding (2Fe-2S)-binding protein — translation MSQVITDKNGVKRYLITINVNGDSHSLLVKGNAILTNVLRDDLNLTGTKKGCELGDCGSCTVLLDGKPVDSCMVLAVEADGREITTIEGVAANGQLDDIQQSMLNHAAVQCGYCTPGMVLSAKALLTRNPHPSEREVREAIAGNLCRCTGYVHIVEAVLAASRGEITPVDLKEGDSR, via the coding sequence ATGTCGCAGGTTATAACGGACAAAAACGGAGTGAAACGCTATCTGATCACCATTAATGTAAACGGCGATTCCCATTCCCTGCTGGTGAAGGGGAATGCCATCCTGACCAACGTGCTGCGCGACGATCTCAATCTCACCGGCACCAAGAAGGGCTGCGAGCTCGGCGACTGCGGCTCCTGCACCGTGCTTTTGGACGGCAAGCCGGTTGACTCGTGCATGGTTTTGGCCGTGGAAGCCGACGGTCGGGAAATCACGACCATCGAGGGGGTCGCCGCCAATGGCCAGCTTGACGACATCCAGCAGTCAATGCTCAACCATGCCGCAGTGCAGTGCGGCTACTGCACCCCCGGCATGGTGCTTTCAGCCAAGGCCCTTTTGACCCGCAACCCCCACCCCTCGGAACGGGAAGTGCGGGAGGCCATTGCCGGCAACCTCTGCCGTTGCACGGGATACGTCCATATTGTTGAAGCCGTCCTCGCCGCTTCCCGTGGGGAGATCACCCCTGTCGATCTCAAAGAAGGAGATTCCCGATGA